One region of Niallia sp. Man26 genomic DNA includes:
- a CDS encoding M20/M25/M40 family metallo-hydrolase, with amino-acid sequence MDLQAIETKTKENLEQSFAILEQYLQLETVSAQNKFIPETVEYISGVIKDFGGDVQVLDDLGGNPVVYGFFPAGEKGDSTSTLLYYNHYDVQPADPLDEWVTEPFVPTVRDGKLFARGVSDNKGDTIARLTAIKVLQETEGGLPCNIKFLIEGEEEIGSPNLTPYLEKYAELFQADACIWEFGGKDEQERISMVAGIKGMAYMELTAVGADIDMHSSVGAYVDNAAWRLVHALASMRNEHNEIIVEGFYDGITPPTPAEEEVVQSLPFNEEAVQELYGLKRPLITEALGKDPRYAMVFEPTMTICGIESGYTGEGAKTVLPKSAKMKLDCRLVPGQDPNHIFECVVNHLKKHGFDDVSVKLINGQKAYRSDFSHPFISHVQQSAKEVYNSDVVLAPNSAGTGPMFDFGRILNLPIVSTGVGWVGSKAHAPNESIRTSDYEQGIVYMAHMLKGFPAALKQEKIEL; translated from the coding sequence ATGGATTTACAAGCAATTGAAACGAAGACAAAGGAAAATTTAGAACAATCCTTTGCTATTTTAGAACAATATTTACAGTTAGAAACAGTATCTGCGCAAAACAAGTTCATTCCAGAAACAGTGGAGTATATTTCTGGTGTGATAAAGGATTTCGGCGGTGACGTTCAGGTGCTAGATGATCTTGGTGGAAACCCAGTTGTTTATGGATTTTTCCCAGCAGGAGAGAAGGGGGATTCGACTAGTACGCTTCTTTATTATAACCATTATGATGTGCAGCCTGCCGATCCTCTTGATGAATGGGTGACTGAACCGTTTGTACCTACCGTGCGCGACGGAAAACTGTTTGCAAGGGGAGTTTCTGATAATAAAGGGGACACAATCGCGAGACTTACAGCCATTAAAGTGCTACAGGAAACAGAAGGCGGTCTTCCCTGTAATATTAAGTTCCTTATTGAAGGAGAAGAAGAGATAGGAAGCCCTAACTTGACTCCTTATTTAGAAAAGTATGCTGAATTGTTTCAAGCTGATGCCTGTATTTGGGAATTTGGCGGAAAGGATGAACAAGAGCGGATCAGCATGGTAGCAGGCATTAAAGGGATGGCTTATATGGAGCTAACAGCAGTAGGTGCTGACATCGATATGCACTCCTCGGTAGGAGCGTATGTCGACAATGCAGCGTGGAGACTTGTTCATGCCTTAGCCTCTATGCGCAATGAACACAATGAAATTATTGTCGAAGGTTTTTATGATGGAATAACACCACCAACTCCTGCAGAGGAGGAGGTCGTTCAGTCATTGCCGTTCAATGAAGAAGCAGTTCAGGAGCTGTATGGGTTAAAAAGGCCTTTAATAACAGAGGCTTTAGGAAAGGACCCTCGTTATGCAATGGTTTTTGAACCGACAATGACAATTTGCGGGATCGAAAGCGGCTATACAGGGGAAGGAGCAAAAACAGTTCTGCCAAAAAGCGCAAAAATGAAGCTGGATTGCCGCCTTGTGCCTGGTCAAGATCCGAACCATATTTTTGAATGTGTTGTGAATCATTTGAAAAAGCATGGTTTCGATGATGTGTCTGTAAAGTTGATTAACGGTCAGAAAGCGTACCGCTCGGATTTCAGTCATCCGTTTATCAGTCATGTACAGCAGTCAGCTAAAGAGGTTTACAATAGTGATGTTGTGCTCGCACCAAACTCGGCAGGAACAGGACCGATGTTTGATTTTGGCAGAATTTTGAATTTGCCGATTGTCAGCACAGGAGTTGGCTGGGTCGGCAGCAAGGCTCACGCACCGAATGAGAGCATCCGCACATCAGATTATGAACAAGGAATTGTTTATATGGCCCATATGCTTAAAGGTTTTCCGGCAGCACTAAAGCAAGAGAAAATAGAACTGTAA
- a CDS encoding branched-chain amino acid aminotransferase, producing the protein MSEQTITVTLAAEKKPKPDPSKLEFGKVFTDHMFMMDYTVENGWHNAQILPYQPITLDPASVIFHYGQAVFEGMKAYLTKEEKVLLFRPEKNMERLNKSNERLCIPEIDEDFALDALKQLINIDKDWIPSGEGTSLYIRPFVISTQPFLGVAASISYKFMIILSPVGSYYKEGVKPVKIFVENEYVRAVAGGTGSAKTAGNYAASLKAQQIATQKGYSQVLWLDGVEKKYVEEVGAMNVFFKIGDEVITPALNGSILEGVTRRSVMDLLKHWDIPVVERRISVEEIFEAHKNGELKEAFGTGTAAVISPIGEFLWNETSITLNNGETGELAKKVYDTLTDIQNGRAEDPFGWTVEV; encoded by the coding sequence GTGAGTGAACAAACAATCACAGTAACATTAGCTGCAGAAAAGAAACCGAAGCCAGATCCGTCTAAATTGGAATTCGGTAAAGTATTTACGGATCATATGTTCATGATGGACTATACAGTAGAGAACGGCTGGCATAATGCTCAAATTCTACCATATCAGCCAATCACGTTAGATCCTGCTTCAGTTATTTTCCACTACGGGCAAGCAGTTTTTGAAGGTATGAAAGCATATTTGACAAAAGAAGAAAAAGTATTGCTTTTCAGACCGGAAAAAAATATGGAACGTCTGAACAAATCAAATGAGCGTCTTTGCATTCCAGAAATTGATGAGGATTTCGCTCTTGATGCTTTAAAGCAGCTGATTAATATTGATAAAGATTGGATTCCATCAGGAGAAGGAACTTCCCTGTATATCCGTCCTTTCGTTATTTCTACACAACCATTTTTAGGTGTTGCGGCTTCTATCAGCTATAAATTCATGATCATCTTGTCACCGGTTGGTTCATACTACAAAGAAGGTGTTAAACCTGTAAAAATCTTTGTTGAAAATGAGTATGTCCGTGCCGTTGCTGGCGGAACTGGCTCTGCAAAAACAGCTGGTAACTACGCAGCAAGCTTAAAAGCGCAGCAAATCGCTACACAAAAAGGCTATTCTCAAGTATTATGGCTTGATGGAGTCGAAAAGAAATATGTAGAAGAAGTAGGCGCGATGAACGTATTCTTCAAGATTGGTGATGAAGTTATTACACCAGCATTAAACGGAAGCATCCTTGAAGGTGTGACAAGAAGAAGCGTCATGGATCTTCTTAAACATTGGGACATCCCTGTAGTTGAACGCAGAATTTCTGTTGAAGAGATTTTTGAAGCTCATAAAAATGGTGAGTTGAAAGAAGCATTCGGTACAGGAACAGCAGCGGTTATTTCTCCAATTGGTGAGTTCTTATGGAATGAAACATCCATTACTCTTAATAACGGAGAAACTGGCGAGCTTGCGAAAAAAGTCTATGATACATTGACAGACATCCAAAACGGAAGAGCAGAAGATCCGTTTGGCTGGACAGTCGAAGTATAA